A stretch of the Vigna radiata var. radiata cultivar VC1973A chromosome 9, Vradiata_ver6, whole genome shotgun sequence genome encodes the following:
- the LOC111242484 gene encoding disease resistance protein RLM3-like has protein sequence MEFASSSSKLPRYYDVLINFNGEDIRRKFVSHLDSVLSSVGLTTFLYHQNAVESTHVQQSILDLCRVVIVVFTKTYSESAWCLHQLQQIIQWHQTYCRHVLPVYYEIQPSDVRLQKGDFGKALKATAHQTFSAQQLEHGMSRWSEALTKAANLFGWDESNHRSDAELVHEIVKSVRNSSVFSCY, from the exons ATGGAATTCGCGTCTTCATCATCCAAACTCCCACGGTATTACGACGTGCTCATCAACTTCAATGGAGAAGACATTCGCAGGAAATTTGTTTCTCATCTCGATTCTGTCCTCTCGTCCGTTGGACTCACCACTTTCCTTTATCATCAGAATGCAGTGGAGTCAACGCACGTCCAACAATCTATTCTCGATCTGTGTCGGGTAGTAATAGTTGTTTTCACCAAAACCTATTCTGAATCTGCTTGGTGTCTTCATCAGCTTCAACAAATCATTCAATGGCACCAAACTTATTGCCGACATGTTCTGCCTGTATATTACGAAATTCAGCCATCTGATGTACGTCTTCAGAAGGGCGATTTTGGAAAGGCCTTGAAAGCAACTGCACATCAAACATTTTCAGCACAACAACTTGAGCATGGCATGTCCAGATGGAGCGAAGCACTCACCAAAGCTGCAAATTTATTTGGATGGGATGAGAGTAATCACAG GAGTGATGCTGAACTAGTGCACGAAATTGTTAAGAGCGTCCGTAATTCATCAGTTTTTTCCTGCTACTAA
- the LOC106772922 gene encoding TMV resistance protein N-like isoform X1, with translation MTSAIPSMEFASSTTVLPQKYDVLINFNGEDIGRKFVSHLDSVLSAIGLTTFLHHDNGEKSMNEPLLNLYRVAIVVFTKTYSQSPWCLHQLQQIIQWHQTYSRHVLPVYYEIQPFDVRFQKGDFGKAFKRAAHQTFSRQELEHGMSKWSHALTKAANFFGWDESNYRSDAELVDKIVKSVLNLPVLSATKFPVGLQSNVEDLIRTIKDKSSEVCIIGITGAGGSGKTTLAKAIYNKIHETFTEKSFIEDIGQVRRTRGHHRLQEQFLLDVLKTKVEIPSVDMGTRMIREGLTGKRVLIVLDDVTENFTLLDLWGCREWFGGGTVIIITTRDVDLPRILKVDSVFGIRLMNENESLELLSWHAFREAKPKEEYNYLAKGVVTHCGGLPLALEVIGNCLFKRTKEEWNSVLLKLEKIPLHNVQQKLKISFDGLRNQIEKNLFLDICCSFVGEGRAYVKKMLNGCGVDADSGIRVLIECSLIKVKRNSKLGMHPLLQEMGREIINEIYEEEFETEWLLRFDDVQYVLTDNTGRRAIERVPVKLRSVKREPSRILKHTENSDYISKKLRWISLDWFSSVPDKFYLHDAMTIHLKHSSLRFLLKEPQELSWLKVLNLSHSKYLTGTPDFSGLPSLEQLILKGCTGLREVHPSIGCLCNLTLLNLKDCTSLSNFPREIYKLISLETLILSGCSKIDLLERDVVRMESLITLIAENTIVKHVPFSIGSSKSIGHISLQGFERLSCNIFPSIIRSWMSPVMNPISYIHSLCMDIDNSWESIGPLLSSLVNLRSVLVQCDTEYQLSKQVKSILVEYFANSAESGISKQQFRSSFIGLGTYHEFFNAVSDNISEVLLNSDSCDVSLPVDNLPNWLAYMGEGNSVSFSVPWDRDMKGMALSVVHLSTGEIVATECLRSVLIVNYTKCTLQIHKYGTIISFNDIDWQGIMSNLGPEDRVEIFVTFGHGLVVKNTILYLICGESNYLKKEPESEKNYLLRFIMKIVMCDFW, from the exons ATGACGTCAGCAATTCCTTCCATGGAATTCGCCTCTTCAACTACCGTACTCCCACAGAAGTACGATGTGCTCATCAACTTCAACGGAGAAGACATCGGCAGGAAATTTGTTTCGCATCTCGATTCCGTCCTTTCTGCTATTGGACTTACCACTTTCCTTCACCACGACAATGGAGAAAAGTCAATGAACGAACCTCTTCTCAATCTGTATCGGGTAGCAATAGTTGTTTTCACCAAAACCTATTCCCAATCTCCTTGGTGTCTTCATCAGCTTCAACAAATCATTCAATGGCATCAAACTTATTCCCGACATGTTCTGCCCGTATATTACGAAATTCAGCCATTTGATGTACGCTTTCAAAAGGGTGATTTTGGAAAAGCATTCAAAAGAGCTGCACACCAAACTTTCTCACGACAAGAACTGGAGCATGGCATGTCCAAGTGGAGCCACGCACTCACCAAAGCTGCAAATTTCTTTGGATGGGATGAGAGCAATTACAG GAGTGATGCTGAACTAGTGGACAAAATTGTTAAGAGCGTTCTTAATTTACCAGTATTGTCTGCTACTAAATTTCCAGTTGGATTACAATCTAACGTGGAAGATCTAATTCGAACTATAAAAGATAAATCCAGCGAAGTTTGTATAATAGGGATAACTGGAGCTGGAGGATCTGGGAAAACCACCCTTGCCAAAGCCATCTACAATAAAATTCATGAAACATTCACGGAGAAAAGTTTCATCGAAGATATTGGACAAGTTCGTCGAACAAGAGGGCATCATCGTTTACAAGAACAATTTCTTTTAGATGTCCTAAAAACAAAGGTGGAGATACCTAGTGTTGATATGGGAACAAGAATGATTCGGGAAGGACTTACGGGGAAAAGGGTGTTAATTGTACTTGACGATGTGACTGAGAATTTTACATTGTTAGATCTATGGGGATGCCGTGAATGGTTCGGTGGAGGAACAGTAATAATCATTACAACAAGAGATGTAGACCTACCCAGGATTCTTAAAGTTGATTCTGTTTTTGGGATAAGGCTAATGAACGAGAACGAATCCCTTGAGCTTCTTAGTTGGCACGCATTTAGAGaagcaaaaccaaaagaagaataCAATTACCTTGCAAAAGGTGTAGTTACTCATTGTGGAGGACTACCTTTAGCTCTTGAAGTCATTggaaattgtttatttaaaaggacaaaagaagaatggaatAGTGTACTgttaaaattagagaaaattCCCCTGCACAATGTTCaacagaaattgaaaataagctTTGACGGATTACggaatcaaattgaaaaaaatttattccttGATATATGTTGTTCCTTTGTTGGTGAGGGCAGAGCCTATGTTAAGAAGATGCTAAACGGATGTGGAGTAGACGCTGATAGTGGAATAAGAGTTCTTATAGAATGTAGTCTCATAAAAGTTAAAAGGAACAGCAAACTTGGAATGCATCCTTTGTTACAAGAAATGGGAAGagaaattattaatgaaatttatgaAGAGGAATTTGAGACGGAGTGGCTATTGCGGTTTGATGATGTACAATATGTATTGACAGATAATACA GGGAGAAGAGCCATTGAGCGAGTGCCTGTAAAATTACGTTCAGTGAAAAGAGAACCATCAAGAATTTTGAAACACACTGAAAATTCTGATTACATTTCTAAGAAACTGAGGTGGATCAGTTTGGATTGGTTTTCTTCAGTACCTGACAAGTTTTATCTGCATGATGCAATGACGATTCATTTAAAACATAGTTCTCTTCGATTCCTCTTGAAAGAACCCCAG GAATTGAGCTGGTTGAAGGTCCTTAATCTTAGTCACTCGAAGTATTTAACAGGAACCCCTGACTTTTCTGGACTACCAAGTCTTGAACAACTCATTCTCAAGGGTTGTACAGGATTACGTGAAGTCCACCCATCTATTGGATGTCTCTGCAATCTTACATTGTTAAATTTGAAGGACTGTACAAGTCTAAGCAATTTCCCTAGAGAgatatataaattgatatctTTAGAAACTCTCATTCTCTCTGGGTGTTCGAAGATTGACCTATTGGAAAGAGATGTAGTGCGAATGGAATCCCTGATAACTCTAATTGCTGAAAATACAATTGTGAAACATGTCCCTTTTTCGATTGGAAGCTCGAAAAGCATTGGACATATATCCTTACAAGGATTTGAGAGATTGTCATGTAATATTTTTCCTTCTATCATTCGGTCTTGGATGTCGCCAGTAATGAATCCCATATCTTATATTCATTCGCTGTGCATGGATATCGATAATAGTTGGGAAAGTATTGGACCATTGCTTAGCAGCCTGGTAAATCTTCGAAGTGTTTTGGTGCAATGTGACACCGAATATCAACTATCTAAGCAAGTAAAAAGTATTCTGGTTGAATATTTCGCAAATTCTGCAGAATCAGGAATTTCAAAGCAGCAATTCAGGTCTTCTTTTATAGGTCTTGGCACATACCATGAATTCTTCAATGCGGTCAGCGATAACATCTCTGAG GTATTGTTAAATAGTGACTCTTGTGATGTCTCTCTTCCAGTTGATAACCTTCCTAATTGGTTGGCCTATATGGGTGAGGGaaattctgtttctttctctgTGCCTTGGGATCGGGACATGAAAGGAATGGCTTTGAGTGTTGTTCATTTATCAACTGGTGAGATCGTGGCAACTGAATGTCTTAGAAGTGTCTTAATAGTTAATTACACAAAGTGCACATTGCAAATACACAAGTATGGCACAATAATTTCCTTTAATGATATAGATTGGCAGGGTATAATGTCAAATTTGGGACCTGAAGACAGGGTGGAGATTTTTGTTACTTTTGGTCATGGATTGGTGGTAAAGAACACAATACTCTATCTTATATGTGGTGAatcaaattatttgaaaaaagagCCAGAGTCAGAGAAAAATTATCTCCTTagatttataatgaaaattgtaaTGTGTGACTTCTGGTAA
- the LOC106772922 gene encoding TMV resistance protein N-like isoform X2, whose product MFCPYITKFSHLMYAFKRVILEKHSKELHTKLSHDKNWSMACPSGATHSPKLQISLDGMRAITGITGAGGSGKTTLAKAIYNKIHETFTEKSFIEDIGQVRRTRGHHRLQEQFLLDVLKTKVEIPSVDMGTRMIREGLTGKRVLIVLDDVTENFTLLDLWGCREWFGGGTVIIITTRDVDLPRILKVDSVFGIRLMNENESLELLSWHAFREAKPKEEYNYLAKGVVTHCGGLPLALEVIGNCLFKRTKEEWNSVLLKLEKIPLHNVQQKLKISFDGLRNQIEKNLFLDICCSFVGEGRAYVKKMLNGCGVDADSGIRVLIECSLIKVKRNSKLGMHPLLQEMGREIINEIYEEEFETEWLLRFDDVQYVLTDNTGRRAIERVPVKLRSVKREPSRILKHTENSDYISKKLRWISLDWFSSVPDKFYLHDAMTIHLKHSSLRFLLKEPQELSWLKVLNLSHSKYLTGTPDFSGLPSLEQLILKGCTGLREVHPSIGCLCNLTLLNLKDCTSLSNFPREIYKLISLETLILSGCSKIDLLERDVVRMESLITLIAENTIVKHVPFSIGSSKSIGHISLQGFERLSCNIFPSIIRSWMSPVMNPISYIHSLCMDIDNSWESIGPLLSSLVNLRSVLVQCDTEYQLSKQVKSILVEYFANSAESGISKQQFRSSFIGLGTYHEFFNAVSDNISEVLLNSDSCDVSLPVDNLPNWLAYMGEGNSVSFSVPWDRDMKGMALSVVHLSTGEIVATECLRSVLIVNYTKCTLQIHKYGTIISFNDIDWQGIMSNLGPEDRVEIFVTFGHGLVVKNTILYLICGESNYLKKEPESEKNYLLRFIMKIVMCDFW is encoded by the exons ATGTTCTGCCCGTATATTACGAAATTCAGCCATTTGATGTACGCTTTCAAAAGGGTGATTTTGGAAAAGCATTCAAAAGAGCTGCACACCAAACTTTCTCACGACAAGAACTGGAGCATGGCATGTCCAAGTGGAGCCACGCACTCACCAAAGCTGCAAATTTCTTTGGATGGGATGAGAGCAATTACAG GGATAACTGGAGCTGGAGGATCTGGGAAAACCACCCTTGCCAAAGCCATCTACAATAAAATTCATGAAACATTCACGGAGAAAAGTTTCATCGAAGATATTGGACAAGTTCGTCGAACAAGAGGGCATCATCGTTTACAAGAACAATTTCTTTTAGATGTCCTAAAAACAAAGGTGGAGATACCTAGTGTTGATATGGGAACAAGAATGATTCGGGAAGGACTTACGGGGAAAAGGGTGTTAATTGTACTTGACGATGTGACTGAGAATTTTACATTGTTAGATCTATGGGGATGCCGTGAATGGTTCGGTGGAGGAACAGTAATAATCATTACAACAAGAGATGTAGACCTACCCAGGATTCTTAAAGTTGATTCTGTTTTTGGGATAAGGCTAATGAACGAGAACGAATCCCTTGAGCTTCTTAGTTGGCACGCATTTAGAGaagcaaaaccaaaagaagaataCAATTACCTTGCAAAAGGTGTAGTTACTCATTGTGGAGGACTACCTTTAGCTCTTGAAGTCATTggaaattgtttatttaaaaggacaaaagaagaatggaatAGTGTACTgttaaaattagagaaaattCCCCTGCACAATGTTCaacagaaattgaaaataagctTTGACGGATTACggaatcaaattgaaaaaaatttattccttGATATATGTTGTTCCTTTGTTGGTGAGGGCAGAGCCTATGTTAAGAAGATGCTAAACGGATGTGGAGTAGACGCTGATAGTGGAATAAGAGTTCTTATAGAATGTAGTCTCATAAAAGTTAAAAGGAACAGCAAACTTGGAATGCATCCTTTGTTACAAGAAATGGGAAGagaaattattaatgaaatttatgaAGAGGAATTTGAGACGGAGTGGCTATTGCGGTTTGATGATGTACAATATGTATTGACAGATAATACA GGGAGAAGAGCCATTGAGCGAGTGCCTGTAAAATTACGTTCAGTGAAAAGAGAACCATCAAGAATTTTGAAACACACTGAAAATTCTGATTACATTTCTAAGAAACTGAGGTGGATCAGTTTGGATTGGTTTTCTTCAGTACCTGACAAGTTTTATCTGCATGATGCAATGACGATTCATTTAAAACATAGTTCTCTTCGATTCCTCTTGAAAGAACCCCAG GAATTGAGCTGGTTGAAGGTCCTTAATCTTAGTCACTCGAAGTATTTAACAGGAACCCCTGACTTTTCTGGACTACCAAGTCTTGAACAACTCATTCTCAAGGGTTGTACAGGATTACGTGAAGTCCACCCATCTATTGGATGTCTCTGCAATCTTACATTGTTAAATTTGAAGGACTGTACAAGTCTAAGCAATTTCCCTAGAGAgatatataaattgatatctTTAGAAACTCTCATTCTCTCTGGGTGTTCGAAGATTGACCTATTGGAAAGAGATGTAGTGCGAATGGAATCCCTGATAACTCTAATTGCTGAAAATACAATTGTGAAACATGTCCCTTTTTCGATTGGAAGCTCGAAAAGCATTGGACATATATCCTTACAAGGATTTGAGAGATTGTCATGTAATATTTTTCCTTCTATCATTCGGTCTTGGATGTCGCCAGTAATGAATCCCATATCTTATATTCATTCGCTGTGCATGGATATCGATAATAGTTGGGAAAGTATTGGACCATTGCTTAGCAGCCTGGTAAATCTTCGAAGTGTTTTGGTGCAATGTGACACCGAATATCAACTATCTAAGCAAGTAAAAAGTATTCTGGTTGAATATTTCGCAAATTCTGCAGAATCAGGAATTTCAAAGCAGCAATTCAGGTCTTCTTTTATAGGTCTTGGCACATACCATGAATTCTTCAATGCGGTCAGCGATAACATCTCTGAG GTATTGTTAAATAGTGACTCTTGTGATGTCTCTCTTCCAGTTGATAACCTTCCTAATTGGTTGGCCTATATGGGTGAGGGaaattctgtttctttctctgTGCCTTGGGATCGGGACATGAAAGGAATGGCTTTGAGTGTTGTTCATTTATCAACTGGTGAGATCGTGGCAACTGAATGTCTTAGAAGTGTCTTAATAGTTAATTACACAAAGTGCACATTGCAAATACACAAGTATGGCACAATAATTTCCTTTAATGATATAGATTGGCAGGGTATAATGTCAAATTTGGGACCTGAAGACAGGGTGGAGATTTTTGTTACTTTTGGTCATGGATTGGTGGTAAAGAACACAATACTCTATCTTATATGTGGTGAatcaaattatttgaaaaaagagCCAGAGTCAGAGAAAAATTATCTCCTTagatttataatgaaaattgtaaTGTGTGACTTCTGGTAA
- the LOC106773046 gene encoding protein SUPPRESSOR OF npr1-1, CONSTITUTIVE 1-like, with translation MSRWSHALTKAANFFGWDESNYRSDAELVHRIVKSVLNSSVFSATKFPVGLQYPVEELIQTIKNKSMDVCTIGICGMRGSGKTTLAKAIYHKIHGTFMHKSFIEGIAQFSEPRGGIHFQEQLLSDVIKTKVKIDTLEMGRNMIRDRLLGKRLLIVLDDMDDYLSLLYLRESRSWLSKGTVIIMTTTDDDLFRKYQVQSVFRINPMNENRSLELLSWHAFREAKPKEEYDYLARRLISLCGGLPLVLEVIGSILFERTEEEWYSVLFKLEKIPYYNVQQKLKISLDRLRNQLERNLFLDLCCFFVGKDRAYATKILSSSVVEADSETGVLHDFRVDFDSGIRVLLKRNLIKVKRNNKFGMHPLLQEMGRAIFRETSRGKRWKNGQLLFDVDAEYALKVNAGRKDYQVLLSTRRKPSRLPKDAVNSENLSPRLRWISFHGFSMQYIPNVFNAHDTIAIDLKHSLPQFFWQELQVLRSLKVLNLSHSIYLTEIADFSRLPNLEELILKDCPRLREIHQSIGHLCFLILLNLKDCKRLSNLPQEIYNLKSLRTLILSGCSNIDPMEKDIIQTKSLITLVAENTTVKKVPFSIVSSKAIGYISLRGFERLSCDPFPSIIIRSWMLPIMNSISYINSNCVDMEDNSRYDIAPLLGNLANLRSVLVQCDTEFQLSNQVKNILVDYFSNITESEISKQHFRSSLIGVGAYHEFFNAVSNNISEVLASSESSDVSLPSDNPPYWLAHMGEGDSVSFTVPPDNAMKGLFLCVFYVSTPEIVATEGLRSVLIVNYTKCTLQIHMHGKIISFNDIDWEAIRSNLGSGDKVEIFVTFSQGVVVKNTHVYLICGESHYREKVFTQKKMISIDS, from the exons ATGTCCAGATGGAGCCACGCACTCACCAAAGCTGCAAATTTCTTTGGGTGGGATGAGAGTAATTACAG GAGTGATGCTGAACTAGTGCACCGAATTGTTAAGAGCGTTCTTAATTCATCAGTTTTCTCTGCTACTAAATTCCCAGTTGGATTACAATACCCAGTAGAAGAACTAAttcaaactataaaaaataaatccatGGATGTTTGTACAATAGGGATATGTGGAATGAGAGGATCAGGTAAAACCACCCTTGCCAAAGCCATCTACCATAAAATCCATGGTACATTCATGCATAAAAGTTTCATTGAAGGTATTGCACAATTTAGTGAACCAAGAGGGGGTATTCATTTTCAGGAACAACTTCTGTCAGATGTTATAAAAACAAAGGTGAAGATAGATACCCTTGAGATGGGAAGAAATATGATTCGGGACAGACTTTTGGGGAAAAGGCTACTCATTGTACTTGACGATATGGATGACTATCTTTCATTATTATATCTAAGGGAAAGTCGTTCATGGTTAAGTAAAGGAACTGTAATAATCATGACAACAACAGACGACGACCTATTTAGGAAATATCAAGTTCAATCTGTTTTTCGGATAAATCCAATGAATGAAAATAGGTCCCTTGAGCTTCTTAGTTGGCACGCATTTAGAGAAGCAAAACCTAAAGAAGAATACGATTACCTTGCAAGAAGATTAATTTCTCTTTGTGGAGGACTACCTCTAGTTCTTGAAGTCATTGGAAGTATCTTATTTGAAAGGACGGAAGAGGAATGGTATAGTGTATTGTTTAAATTAGAGAAAATTCCCTATTACAATGTTCaacagaaattgaaaataagctTAGACCGTTTACGTAATCAATTGGAAAGGAATTTATTCCTTGATttatgttgtttctttgttggtaAGGACAGAGCCTATGCTACGAAAATCTTAAGTAGCTCTGTAGTAGAAGCTGATAGTGAAACAGGTGTTCTACATGACTTTAGAGTAGACTTTGATAGTGGAATAAGAGTTCTCCTGAAGCGTAACCTCATTAAAGTCAAAAGGAATAACAAATTTGGAATGCATCCTTTACTACAAGAAATGGGAAGAGCAATTTTTCGTGAAACTTCAAGAGGGAAACGTTGGAAGAACGGTCAACTATTGTTTGATGTGGATGCAGAATATGCATTGAAAGTGAATGCT GGGAGAAAAGACTATCAGGTATTGCTTTCAACTAGAAGAAAACCATCAAGACTGCCGAAGGACGCTGTAAATTCTGAGAACCTTTCTCCGAGACTGAGATGGATTAGTTTCCATGGGTTTTCTATGCAATACATACCCAACGTCTTTAATGCGCATGATACAATAGCGATTGATCTAAAACACAGTCTTCCTCAATTCTTTTGGCAAGAACTCCAG GTTTTGAGATCACTAAAAGTCCTTAACCTTAGTCACTCCATATACTTAACAGAAATAGCTGACTTTTCGAGGCTACCAAATCTTGAAGAACTCATTCTAAAAGATTGTCCGAGATTGCGGGAAATACACCAATCTATTGGACATCTCTGTTTTCTTATACTACTCAATTTGAAGGACTGTAAACGTCTAAGCAATCTCCCCCAAgagatatataatttgaaatcttTAAGAACTCTTATCCTCTCTGGATGTTCGAATATTGACCCAATGGAGAAAGATATAATACAAACGAAATCCTTGATAACTCTAGTTGCTGAAAATACAACTGTGAAAAAAGTGCCTTTTTCAATTGTAAGTTCAAAAGCCATTGGATATATATCCTTACGAGGATTTGAGAGATTGTCATGTGATCCTTTTCCTTCAATCATTATTCGGTCTTGGATGTTGCCAATAATGAATTCCATATCTTATATTAATTCGAATTGTGTAGATATGGAGGATAATAGTAGGTATGATATTGCGCCATTGCTTGGCAACTTGGCAAATCTTCGAAGTGTTTTGGTGCAATGTGACACCGAGTTTCAACTATCTAATCAAGTAAAAAATATTCTGGTCGACTATTTTTCGAATATTACCGAATCAGAAATTTCAAAGCAGCATTTCAGGTCATCTTTGATCGGTGTTGGAGCATACCATGAATTCTTCAATGCTGTCAGCAATAACATATCTGAG GTATTGGCAAGTAGTGAGTCTTCTGATGTCTCTCTTCCAAGTGATAACCCCCCTTATTGGTTGGCCCATATGGGTGAGGGAGATTCTGTTTCTTTCACTGTGCCTCCAGATAATGCCATGAAGGGATTGTTTCTGTGTGTTTTTTATGTATCAACCCCTGAAATTGTGGCAACTGAAGGTCTTAGAAGTGTGTTAATTGTTAATTACACAAAGTGCACATTGCAGATACACATGCATGGCAAAATAATTTCCTTTAATGATATAGATTGGGAGGCTATAAGGTCAAATTTAGGATCAGGAGACAAGGTGGAGATTTTTGTCACTTTTTCTCAAGGAGTGGTGGTCAAGAATACACATGTCTATCTTATATGTGGTGAATCACATTACCGTGAAAAGGTGTTTACTCAAAAAAAAATGATCTCCATAGattcataa